A portion of the Paenibacillus hamazuiensis genome contains these proteins:
- a CDS encoding tRNA(His) guanylyltransferase Thg1 family protein, whose translation MKKDDFGNRMKEYENAFRQYLPRRLPVILRIDGCHFHTYTRGMKKPFDEQLTYAMWETWKYLAQNIMGCKIIYQQSDEISILLTNYDKLTTQSWFENNLQKIVSVSASMAAAKFNDVIKPYYPDKPFATFDCRAWVLPHDEVVNYFLWRQQDATKNSISMIAQANFPHKHLQGLDSKKLQDKLFLEKGINWNNLPVWQKRGVCITKQNYQKGEATRSKWDVDHETPIFSKDRHYINQYVYLDKDE comes from the coding sequence ATGAAAAAAGATGATTTTGGTAATCGAATGAAGGAATACGAAAATGCTTTTAGGCAATACTTGCCCAGAAGACTTCCTGTCATTTTAAGGATCGATGGGTGTCATTTTCATACATATACGCGTGGCATGAAAAAGCCGTTTGACGAGCAACTAACTTATGCGATGTGGGAGACATGGAAATACTTGGCTCAAAACATTATGGGATGTAAGATCATCTATCAACAGAGTGATGAAATTTCCATATTGCTGACCAACTATGATAAATTAACGACTCAATCGTGGTTTGAAAATAATTTGCAGAAGATAGTTTCGGTCTCGGCTTCGATGGCAGCAGCAAAATTTAATGATGTCATTAAACCATATTATCCTGATAAACCCTTTGCTACGTTTGACTGCAGAGCTTGGGTTCTGCCACATGATGAAGTTGTTAATTATTTTCTATGGAGACAACAAGATGCTACAAAAAACAGTATCTCTATGATAGCCCAAGCAAACTTTCCTCATAAACATCTTCAAGGATTGGATAGTAAGAAACTTCAAGATAAGTTATTCTTAGAGAAAGGAATTAATTGGAACAACCTGCCTGTTTGGCAAAAACGAGGTGTATGCATCACGAAGCAAAATTATCAAAAAGGCGAAGCGACTCGCAGTAAATGGGATGTTGACCACGAAACACCGATTTTCAGTAAGGACAGGCACTACATCAATCAATATGTATATCTAGACAAGGATGAGTAG
- a CDS encoding AAA family ATPase: MECIIFVGIQASGKSTFYQEKFFRTHMRINLDMLKTRNREDIFLAASIKAMQPFVIDNTNPTAADRKKYIDLCRVHKFKVIGYYFEPDYELSQSRNEMRTGKEKVSEVGIKSTLKKLEMPTYSEGFDKLYRVNSKDGVFHIAEL; encoded by the coding sequence ATGGAATGCATTATTTTTGTGGGGATTCAGGCATCAGGTAAATCAACGTTTTATCAAGAAAAATTTTTTAGAACACATATGCGGATCAACCTGGATATGCTTAAGACAAGAAATCGTGAAGACATCTTCCTGGCTGCCTCCATTAAGGCGATGCAGCCATTCGTAATCGATAATACGAACCCCACTGCAGCAGATAGGAAAAAATATATAGATTTATGTAGGGTGCATAAGTTTAAAGTGATTGGTTATTACTTTGAACCTGATTATGAATTGTCACAATCTAGGAACGAAATGAGGACTGGGAAAGAAAAAGTAAGTGAAGTTGGGATTAAGAGTACTCTTAAAAAATTGGAGATGCCAACCTATAGTGAAGGTTTTGATAAATTGTACAGAGTCAATTCAAAAGATGGAGTATTTCACATTGCCGAAT